Proteins from one Devosia chinhatensis genomic window:
- a CDS encoding LysE family translocator yields MPAFIPDLPVILAFALAAFVLAVTPGPDMALFISRTMNWGRSHGFATVLGAITGIAVHTTLVAFGISVLIVTAPAAFWALKLVGALYLVWLAIQAIRDGGGILVTRAAGKQPSWGQSYLTGLGINLTNPKVALFFVTFLPQFVSASDPAAPGKLMFLGLEFVIVSLPVVIAIVLFAEWLTRTLKEKAWVGKALNWSFAAVFLAFAATILLAEGRK; encoded by the coding sequence ATGCCCGCCTTCATTCCCGACCTGCCCGTCATCCTCGCCTTCGCGCTGGCTGCCTTTGTGCTGGCCGTAACGCCCGGGCCGGATATGGCGCTGTTCATCTCGCGTACCATGAACTGGGGGCGCAGTCATGGCTTCGCGACGGTCCTCGGCGCCATCACCGGCATAGCCGTACATACCACATTGGTGGCGTTCGGGATTTCGGTACTGATCGTGACCGCCCCCGCCGCCTTCTGGGCCCTTAAGCTTGTCGGCGCGCTCTATCTGGTCTGGCTGGCCATCCAGGCTATTCGCGATGGCGGCGGCATTCTCGTCACCCGCGCCGCCGGCAAACAGCCCAGCTGGGGCCAGTCCTATCTCACCGGATTGGGTATCAACCTAACCAATCCCAAGGTTGCCCTGTTTTTCGTGACCTTCCTGCCCCAGTTCGTCTCAGCCTCCGACCCGGCGGCGCCCGGAAAACTCATGTTCCTGGGACTCGAATTCGTCATTGTCTCCCTGCCCGTCGTCATTGCCATCGTCCTTTTCGCCGAATGGCTGACGCGTACGCTCAAGGAAAAGGCTTGGGTGGGAAAGGCGCTGAATTGGAGCTTTGCCGCCGTTTTTCTGGCATTTGCTGCCACCATTCTTCTTGCCGAAGGCCGCAAATAA